The Ostrea edulis chromosome 1, xbOstEdul1.1, whole genome shotgun sequence genomic sequence ATACAAACCAAATAATTATTTTGCCAATCTGGTTTTGTATCGTTTACCTTTATCCAATAAAagtaacaagagtaccgccaatggtacataatacgcactttctttgcatcgaaaaaacaagacaaatgtaatattttcacttggcataagatgtaacGTGCACCAAGTTTAATGGTCCTTACCCCAATGAATTggtctgcatcctgctactatgactttgaccttaagaaacaataggcattctccacttggcataaattgtatgtgtacaaagtttgacggtcTTAACCCCAACAGTTagactgcctacaaggtttttctactaagtgatactgtgaccttgaaaaataataggcatcttcctctcatcgtaatcaaatgtaccaagtttcaatatcccggagcttacggttcagtttgtatcctgcctacaaggttttcgaactaagtgatactgtgaccttgaccttcatcctataaccttgaaaaacaataggcatcttcctctcatcatggtgatcaaatgtacctaGTTGCAATATCCTGTAGCTTACAGTTCAGTTTGTGTTTTCAtactaagtaatactatgaacttgacctttgacttctgaccttgaaaaacaataggcatcttcctctcatcatggtgatcaaatataccaagatGTAATATCCTGGAaatcctacatgtatttaaaatcaCATATATGTGAAAAACgcacaaaataacagtaaatttgACTTTTCCAAGCAGATTTTCATATGGAGTAGGCCAAGTCTCCATTGTGAACTGAGTAAAATATGTTAGTACATGTTCAGgtgtaaaatgttttgtaaataaaagtatggagacATGACCCACTCTATGgaaaaaacttacttcttgtGTACAACTTTTGTCGTATTatcaaaaaaaattctaggtTCACGATGGGTACTGACTTAAGTCACTTAATTTACATGGcctgaaattcaaatattcttCATGGGATGGATAGCCGAAGTGGTATAGCGGAAATCTCACTGAAGTTTTGGTATAGTGGAAGTCTCGCAGAAGTTTTGGACAGGCCCAGATTGCATATCTGTGGTTCAAATACCAATTTTTCctacctatttttttttcttatgaatTATTAGACTTCCCATAATTATTTGTCTCTGGCATTTTATGTTAAGTTTATGCATGCAGTCTTAATGACGATCACAAGTAATTGATTCCAACTTGCATCTAGTGAATAAATGGGGCCTCCTGTGAAGTGTGGATGTTGTTTATGTAAACGACAACTTGAGGAAAGTTAAAgagaacaatttcaacaatgcttAAGAAGTCACTTGAAGAGATCATGACAAAACCAAATATGCAACCAGTGCAGACTGTTTAAAAGGCACAGTGAACTATTGTttagtacaaaaacaaaagcaatTCAAGTGTCTATTTTTGTCCCATTTATATTTGCTGGGAAATCTAACAGCAAATGTATGTTTTGTAACTGTAAAACCGGCCTGAGTTGTACCAAGAGGCAAGAACTGATACCTTTATTATAttcggtatacatgtattagtaccAGTGGGTTGTAAATGctgttcaaaaatatttaattgttggGGAAAAAACTGAATTCAAATCAAAGCATTTAATACTGCACCATACAGAAAATGctattccacatttgatttacaccacaaaaCATGAGAGGTTTCTCAATGAAGGCACATGCGAGCATATATGCAGTGTCATTTGGTACCTTAGGTACTCCAGGTATCAGCGTAATTATGTGTGTGTTAAACCGCTTAATGTCTGATATACATGATGCTgcctgtgaaacaaattctgatgatgattttgattaaatatccttctttgaagtatgatctatatatttatttttaattctaaatattttggacagCGTTTTAGTATGGCACTGTATCTATTGTAACTACAGGTACCATCAATGCAAATTTTAAACTCCTGACTTGCGACCGGTGCCCAATCATGAATAGGCTTATTGTTTGCCAAGTCCACCCATCTTCTTTGATAGACTAACAAAAACATAATTTGGGAATCTGAGCAGAAGGAAATCTATAAATTATCAATACTGTTTACAGCTTTGATTTCCCTCATgagtatttcaaattttctgaAACAAATTCCAACATTGCACAGTTTGTCTGCTAGGCATCCATCAGTAAAACATGACTTTTCATAGATTGcatcagggttttttttgtttcatCTCGACCCAAAGTAAATTTTTGAGGAGTTGAAAATGTCGAAATGTTTTTGCATGAtggacaaaaataaacaaaaacaaatcacaAATAGATCAGCTGAGTgtactcagatgacctaaaaatactttaaataaatacacttttaaaatttgtttattctTAAACATCAACAGCAATGCTGCCCGTTATCCTAGTGGGTGTGGTAAAAAGACGGTAATGAAATGTACAAACATGTCCCTAAAGGCTACGACAATCACGGAACAGAATCTAGTAATGGACTCATCAATACATTAGCCTTGGTTACAAAATGCAAAACTGGGGCTGAATTATCATATTACATGAGCAGAATGGAGGGCATCTTATCATAAATGCAAACTGAAACTATCCATTGGTACATTATCATTAAGTAcaagatgatttttttaaaacacatcaaaattgGAATTTAAAAAGCAGAATCTGATATCCAATATCAAAGTCCTCAAAAAACAATACAGgtactaatttgaaaaatatcctatatttatgaaaataaaagctTTATAGTAAATTTTCccttaaaattcattaatactGTAATCTGATATGCCATTttaacatgatatatatatacatgtatatcaaagagAAGAATTAAATAAAGTAAAGAAAAATAGACATGAACATGGTATATCACTTAATAAACAACACAACATCTCACCGTGAGACACCGCCCTCATAATTTGATTAACACACTATTAAACTCTCAGAAAGAAAACCCAGCCAAGTAGCTTACCACAAATAAAATGCATATGGTGGCAGACTCTTGAATAGCATAAcactttcaaattttaaaatacgcAGTAATATACCCACACACAAATGTCAATACAGCTACAATAAATAATCTGTATTGCTACACCATTTGTGACACAGtcaaattttaacaattaaatgaatttatttgtAGCAAAACGAATGAGCTTTTAGTCTACAGTTCCGAATTTTTTTGGGTGTTTTAGGGAAAGGCATTGCAATTTCTTCTGCTACGTCATCGTCACGGGTAAATGGAGACAATATGTGTGGCTTGAGGCAATGCTGTCACATGTACTAAATATAATGAGGAAGAGTTAATATTGCACAAGCCTTTCCATTGATTCTGGTGGCAAAATGTTCAACTATTTCCACTTTGTCTTTTTCTGGGTCATACTTCTGCACATACTCGGACACATAATGCTCTCCACCTATTCCTCCAACAATCAAAATTGTATTGTTCAAGACACATGAGCCCGCTTCCCGAATGTTGAATTTTGCTTTGCAGACTGTCCATTGATTGGCTGACGGGCAGTATCTTTCTATTTCTGCAATCGGGATCGGAAACCCATACACATCCTCAATGTTTCCCCCAATAACATAAATCTTTTCTTTAACTTCCATCATGACATGATTGAGCCGGTTTTGAAGCATTGAAGCTCGCTCTTCCCAAGTGTCTTCACTTGGACTGTATGCAAAGAGTTTTTTCCAAGTTCCAACAAACACCTGCCCTCCTGATACGTAGATTTTGTCACTGCACACACAACCAGCATGGCCATAAACATGCCGACTCAGAGGCTGTTTCATCTCCCATTCGTTGGTCGTGATATCATAGCATTCTACCGTGTGCATCACTTTGTTTTCATCCTGCCCTGCAATTGCATAGAGTTTCGAGTCCAATGCCAGCATTACAAAGTCTTTTCTAGGTTCATTCATAGAGGCCAACTCAAACCAAGTGTCAAATCTAGGGTCGTATCTGAAGCATCGTGCTGTTGCGATGTCTGTGCTGCTTCCAGCACCTTCATATTTTCCTCCACACGTGTACAGAAAATTATCCACCACAGCAACTGAAGGATTGTACAATGGAACAATAGCCTCCCTTAGGTAGCCCCGCTTGTTACTTCCAAAATTAAAGGTCTCCAGATTGGAAGCATGACACATGACAAGAACTTTTGTATCCGAGCGAACCTCCGTTCTCTTGTTCTGAAGAAGTGGTTGCTTGCTGACAACAATGTGGTAGTCCTTGGCTTCTGTGAGCAGTTTGCTGCAGTCGGGGTTCTGCTTCATGATGGGAACTTTACTGACCTTCTCCACAAGTTCTCCGCCCGACATCAGGGGAAGCTTGATGTTTTCTATCAGCACCGACACAAATTGTTCTCGTTCTCCTGGGTCGTAGCGAATCCACTTTAGAACGAGATTAAACAGCAAAAACTCAGAAGAGACCCGGAGACTGTTTTCTGCCAGAAGTTGTGCTAACTGCACATTATTCATCATTGAATACTGTTCTGATTCAGCTAGTTCCTCAAAGTTGTGGAGCATGAATTGTCTGGACGCCTGACACAAAGACACGAGGGAATAAAGTTCTGCAATGTTTAGAATGTCGACACAGTTTCGCACAGAGATTGAGGCTTCCAGATATTTGCTGCATAAATCCATCGCATCACTGACCTGTAGATGAGTGGCAGCTGACAGGACATCTTCAACATTCTGTGTGTTTAATTTGAGTTCTCCTGTGTATGCAAAGTCAACAATGATCTTCAACCCATTCGCTGAAATTCCTTTCAATTCCACTATATCTTCATGGCATTCTTTCATGTTACTGGTCAACATTGCTTGAAAATAATCACTGCACGCCACCATAACCACTTTGTGCACTGCAAAACTTTCCTCGTCTGCTTTCAGAGTATAGTCACAAAGTAAAGACTTCTGTCGCAAGTCATCTAGGCCTTGCACAATTTTCTCAAAATGATTTCTGGCCTTTAAAGACATTTCCATCAGCGGCAATGTATTGTCTGTCATATTGTTGATGAATTCGGCCCCGCTTGGGTTCAGTTGGCGGGTCATCTTCCTTGGTGACAGCGGCATGGTTTGCTGACTGATGACCTGTCAGAGAGATGAGAAAAGAATTCAAGTACAgttgaattttgatattttgaacaCCAATTTCTTGAATATCATCATGGCATgaatatgtcaaagtgattcggaagtctcaaccacttattctttaagtgttttaccctcgatatctcGAAAGTTTTTTCTCGGTCCCATTGAGTTCAAGATAATGAAGTTTGACTGTAGATtacaatatatatcacaatgacatcctcttttttaaattaaaaacattgCCAAAATTGTATCTAGTACTGATAATTATGCAGACTGCTTGCTCATCAAGCAAGCTCCAACAGCAACATGTCTGAAATTCAGAGTGCAGCTGCACATTGATAGATGAAATTCTGTAACAATACATAGAATTGTTCCAAAACTCCCAATAAACTTTGCAAAAACTTGGCTTCTATTTCCCAGTTACATCAGTAAACTTCGTTTGAATTATTTGATTTATATACTAAAAATTGAcggatttaaatgaaaaaaaatttgcaCTCTACTGCACTTACCCCAACACTAGCACCATTGATTTGTTTCAGTAACAATtatagtgatattttataaaacatgcCCCAAGCTCTAAATGTTACATGTTCTTATCAAAGTTACCATTTCATTAAGACCAGCATTATATCTCTTGatagtttttatacgcccgtcttaagacgggacgtattatggtacggcgttcatgtccgtccgtctgttagctttttcgtgtccgacccgtaacttaaatactacaaggcctagaatcatcaaactttgtctgtagatacatcttgggtagaaggtgtgtcgcacattaaaaccaggtcactgtgacttttcattaagaagatatccgtctgtccgtccgtctgttagctttttcgtgtccgacctgtaacttaaatactacaaggcctagaatcatcaaacttcgtctgtagatacatcttgggtagaaggtgtgtcgcacattaaaaccaggtcactgtgacttttcattaagaagatatggccatatatggcaaaaacttgtccggctcataacttgaaaactattagacctagaatcaccaaaattggtcaactaatgcatcttaggtagaaggtgtgtcacatcctactttaaggtcactgtgacatttaattaaggtgatataaaaaaaaaatgttttaatgggtacaatctatactgttaacaatatgtgacgggcgtatcatgtgccgtggcggtgcactttattaaaagtataatatgattgagttttttttttgatatattattattattacaatttataaagtgcacaattttacaataaaagCAATCAAAGTGTGAGCTTTTTCTAGATGGACTGAACCGTATTCAACAAGACAGCAGTATAACACCGCTATTTGGTCAACTCACTTCCATAACATTTAATCATTTGAtcccaaattttaaaaaaaagattgaatatCAATTGCACAAAATGTGAAATGGCATCAAGGGACATAACTTGGATGATATGTGTCTAATATATGATTGTGAAATCAAAAGCTTTCAAAACCAGTACATTTGAAAACTATCCACATCAATTGATTACTGGTATTCCAAACTGAAGATTTTGTTTGCTGGACAGTATATGTGGTGGCCGTTTGAACGACTGCAGTGCACTGTGTAACGGTCTATCTGAAATCCATCAGAGGGATTATCTCCATCAGAGGGATTATCTCCATCAGAAGGTTTATAAATCCTGCCATGAATTGGACTG encodes the following:
- the LOC125673296 gene encoding kelch-like protein 26 yields the protein MPLSPRKMTRQLNPSGAEFINNMTDNTLPLMEMSLKARNHFEKIVQGLDDLRQKSLLCDYTLKADEESFAVHKVVMVACSDYFQAMLTSNMKECHEDIVELKGISANGLKIIVDFAYTGELKLNTQNVEDVLSAATHLQVSDAMDLCSKYLEASISVRNCVDILNIAELYSLVSLCQASRQFMLHNFEELAESEQYSMMNNVQLAQLLAENSLRVSSEFLLFNLVLKWIRYDPGEREQFVSVLIENIKLPLMSGGELVEKVSKVPIMKQNPDCSKLLTEAKDYHIVVSKQPLLQNKRTEVRSDTKVLVMCHASNLETFNFGSNKRGYLREAIVPLYNPSVAVVDNFLYTCGGKYEGAGSSTDIATARCFRYDPRFDTWFELASMNEPRKDFVMLALDSKLYAIAGQDENKVMHTVECYDITTNEWEMKQPLSRHVYGHAGCVCSDKIYVSGGQVFVGTWKKLFAYSPSEDTWEERASMLQNRLNHVMMEVKEKIYVIGGNIEDVYGFPIPIAEIERYCPSANQWTVCKAKFNIREAGSCVLNNTILIVGGIGGEHYVSEYVQKYDPEKDKVEIVEHFATRINGKACAILTLPHYI